The following proteins are encoded in a genomic region of Thioflexithrix psekupsensis:
- a CDS encoding thermonuclease family protein, which yields MSEADEMSLFEHIHRMVETMWLLFLEGLNSVSFLGISGSYWLLLFLLLIIGGLLLFGRLWMVISFPFLILLGRARRAIVLSHVDGDTVRVSAPHKNDKSQIPVRLIGVDTPESRRSMYMEIGPFGKESAEYTKGRLPKETSVVLVYDHARQDKFGRDLAYLYLKNGEFFNATLVKEGYAWADQHPPNVKFAEYFEKLQKKAQAKKLGLWKIYSAPGELRAEYKRTKEYKAFLQQAGQAEPAKAEKTTEPTKPSQTRSSPPKNTARSTGDTKR from the coding sequence ATGTCTGAAGCTGATGAAATGTCATTATTTGAACACATTCATCGTATGGTAGAAACGATGTGGTTATTGTTTTTAGAAGGGTTAAATAGCGTTTCATTTTTAGGCATTTCTGGCAGTTATTGGCTGCTGTTATTTCTATTATTAATCATAGGAGGATTGCTTTTGTTTGGTCGTTTATGGATGGTTATTTCATTTCCTTTTTTAATTTTATTGGGGCGGGCGCGGCGTGCGATAGTTTTATCTCATGTGGATGGCGATACGGTGCGGGTTTCTGCACCGCATAAGAACGATAAAAGCCAGATTCCTGTGCGTTTAATTGGTGTTGATACGCCAGAAAGCCGGCGTTCTATGTATATGGAAATTGGCCCTTTTGGTAAAGAATCCGCCGAATATACTAAGGGTCGTTTGCCTAAAGAAACGTCTGTGGTTTTGGTTTATGATCATGCTAGACAAGATAAATTTGGGCGTGATTTGGCTTATTTATATTTAAAGAATGGTGAGTTTTTTAATGCCACATTGGTGAAAGAAGGTTACGCTTGGGCTGATCAACATCCACCAAATGTAAAATTTGCTGAATATTTCGAGAAATTGCAGAAAAAAGCCCAAGCGAAAAAATTGGGTTTGTGGAAAATTTACTCGGCACCGGGTGAACTGCGCGCTGAATACAAAAGAACGAAGGAATATAAAGCGTTTTTACAGCAAGCAGGACAAGCTGAACCCGCAAAAGCAGAGAAAACCACCGAACCCACAAAACCAAGCCAAACCCGCTCTTCTCCTCCCAAAAACACAGCCCGTTCCACTGGCGATACCAAGCGATGA